A stretch of DNA from Mycobacterium senriense:
GTGTGCAACGAGTTGGCCCAGGCCTGCGGCCTCGGGGTGCTGCTCGAAGAGGAACGACTTCCGGTGGCGCCCATGGTGAATGGCGCCTGCGAATTGCTCGGCATCGACCCGCTCTATGTCGCCAACGAGGGCAAGTTCGTCGCCGTCGTCGCACCGGAGGAGGCCGAGGCCGGACTGGCCGCCCTAAGGTCGCACCCCCTGGGCTCGCAGGCGGCCGAGGTCGGGGAAATCGTCACCGAACCCGCGGAAAGCGTGGTCCTGCGCACCGGATTCGGCGGAACCCGGATCGTCGACATGCTGGTCGGCGACCCACTGCCCCGGATCTGCTGATCAGAAAGGAGATGCGCCGACATGTGTCTGGGAATTCCGGGCCGGATCGTGGAGATCACCGATCCCGCCAATTGTCTGGCCAAGGTTGACGTCAGCGGCGTGCAGCGGGCCATCAGCGTCCGGCTGCTGGAGAACGACATGCCCGCACCGGACGACTGGGTGCTGGTGCACGTCGGGTTCGCGATGGCCAAGATCGACGAGACCGAGGCGCTGCTGACCCTGGCCGCCATCAAGAAGCTCGGCGACACCTACGCAGTCGAAATGCAGGCCTTCGATTCGTCGGCCATCATCTGACCCAAGGAGCGGCAATGAAATTCGTTGACGAGTTCCGCGACCCGGCCGCGGCGCGCAAGCTGCTGACGGCCATCGAGCACCTGGCCGGGACCGGCGGCGAGGACTTCAAGTTCATGGAGGTGTGCGGCGGGCACACGCACACCATCTACCGGCACGGCATCGAACACCTGTTGCCCGACAACGTCGAGTTGGTGCACGGCCCGGGCTGCCCGGTCTGCGTGATCCCGATGGGCCGCATCGACGACGCGATGTGGCTGGCCGGCCAACCCGACGTGATCTTCACCTGCTTCGGGGACATGATGCGGGTGCCCGGCTCGCACGGCAGCCTGCTCGACGCCAAGGCCCGCGGGGCCGACGTGCGGTTCGTCTATTCGCCGCTGGACGCGCTGAAGATCGCGGTCGACAACCCCGGCAAGCAAGTGGTGTTCTTCGCCATCGGTTTCGAGACCACCGCGCCCTCGACCGCGGTGACGCTGGTGCGGGCCCGCGAATTGGGCCTGCCCAACTTCAGTGTCTTCTGCAACCACGTCACCATCGTGCCCCCGATCAGGGCCATCCTGGAATCACCGGACCTGCGACTGTCGGGTTTCATCGGCCCCGGGCACGTGTCCACCGTGGTGGGCAACCGCCCCTACCGGTTCGTCCCGGAGGTGTATCGAAAGCCGTTGGTGGTAGCCGGTTTCGAGCCGCTGGACATCCTGGCATCGGTCGCGATGCTGCTGCGTCAGATCCGTGAGGGACGCTGCGAGGTGGAGAACCAGTACAAGCGCGTGGTACCCGAGCACGGCAACCCCGCGGCGCTGGCGTTGATGGGCAAGGTGTTCGCGCTGCGTCCGCACTTCGAATGGCGCGGCCTGGGCTTCATCTCGCAGAGCGCGCTGCGGCTGCACGACGATTTCGCCGAGTTCGACGCCGAGCTGCGGTTCGCGATGCCCGGCGTGCGGGTCGCCGACCCGAAGGCCTGCCAGTGCGGTGAGGTGCTCAAGGGGGTGCTCAAGCCTTGGGAATGCAAGGTTTTCGGCACCGCCTGCACACCGGAGACACCGATCGGTACGTGCATGGTGTCCCCGGAGGGCGCCTGCGCGGCCTACTACAACTTCGGCCGCATGCACCGCGACGCCGTCAAGCTGGTGGGCCAGGCCGGTCGGGGGTGATCGTTGGCCGATCCGGACAGCCGCGACGAGGGCGCCGAAATGTTCGCCCGCTACGCCTACGCGCCCAACGCGCTCGGCTATTGCGGGCCGCCGTTGGGGGCCACCCTGCGCGACGGGTCGGTCGCCGACGTGCGCAGGGCGGCGACCAAGTTCTCCGGCGCGTGGCCGTATCTGCGGGTGCTGTCGAGACTGACCGGCATCGCCGACCCACTGGATTACCGTCTGGTCGAGTCGTATTGGCTCGGCGGTGGCGTCGCAGCCGGCCTGGACCCGCAGGAATTCTTCGACGCGCTGCTCGCGATCATCGGCCCGCAGGCAGGCCACTACTGGTCGCACCTGACCGCGGATCTGGCGTGCGAGGCCGCCGGCAACCACTGCTTCCACGTGTTCGGGGTGTATCCGTGGACGCGGTTCTTGGGTCGGGGTACCGACGAGCAGCCGCTGAGCGTGCTGGATAACTGCCGAATCACCTCTGGGACAGTGCTTTCCCGCGACGCCGACCGAGTCGAGGTGTTGTGCCGCAGGCTGGCCTGGGACGGT
This window harbors:
- a CDS encoding HypC/HybG/HupF family hydrogenase formation chaperone; the encoded protein is MCLGIPGRIVEITDPANCLAKVDVSGVQRAISVRLLENDMPAPDDWVLVHVGFAMAKIDETEALLTLAAIKKLGDTYAVEMQAFDSSAII
- the hypD gene encoding hydrogenase formation protein HypD; amino-acid sequence: MKFVDEFRDPAAARKLLTAIEHLAGTGGEDFKFMEVCGGHTHTIYRHGIEHLLPDNVELVHGPGCPVCVIPMGRIDDAMWLAGQPDVIFTCFGDMMRVPGSHGSLLDAKARGADVRFVYSPLDALKIAVDNPGKQVVFFAIGFETTAPSTAVTLVRARELGLPNFSVFCNHVTIVPPIRAILESPDLRLSGFIGPGHVSTVVGNRPYRFVPEVYRKPLVVAGFEPLDILASVAMLLRQIREGRCEVENQYKRVVPEHGNPAALALMGKVFALRPHFEWRGLGFISQSALRLHDDFAEFDAELRFAMPGVRVADPKACQCGEVLKGVLKPWECKVFGTACTPETPIGTCMVSPEGACAAYYNFGRMHRDAVKLVGQAGRG
- a CDS encoding DUF6390 family protein gives rise to the protein MADPDSRDEGAEMFARYAYAPNALGYCGPPLGATLRDGSVADVRRAATKFSGAWPYLRVLSRLTGIADPLDYRLVESYWLGGGVAAGLDPQEFFDALLAIIGPQAGHYWSHLTADLACEAAGNHCFHVFGVYPWTRFLGRGTDEQPLSVLDNCRITSGTVLSRDADRVEVLCRRLAWDGRALALSEPAARVLEVWADGYSAVPDVAAGDVVAVHWGRLCGRLSPAQLCALTDSTNRQLLATGLRLARV